The Coffea arabica cultivar ET-39 chromosome 9c, Coffea Arabica ET-39 HiFi, whole genome shotgun sequence nucleotide sequence CTTCCACCTTGTTCTCACAAATCAAACAGTGTATTGCACTTCAGGAAATTTCACATCAACCATGTCTTCATTGGATTTTTCACTGGAATTGCCATATTAATAGCCATTGTAGTCATGGTACTTGTGGGGAGACGGCTATATAAACGCTGGTATCTCTACAGAAGTTTCTTCAAGGATTGGTTCAAAAGAGACAGTACAGAATGGCCATGGAGGCTTGTAGCATTCCAGAGGCTAAACTTTTCCAGTAATGATATACTGGCGAGCTTGAAGGATTCAAATGTGATTGGAGTAGGTGGGACTGGAATAGTGTACAAGGCGGAAGTTCAAAGGCCACACAGTGTTGTGGCAGTTAAAAAGTTGTGGCGAACTGAATCAGATTTGGAAACTGGAGATGACCTCTTTGTAGAAGTGAATCTCTTAGGGAAATTACGTCACAGAAACATAGTAAGATTACTAGGTTATCTGCACAATGAGAATGATGTTATGATGGTCTATGAGTACATGCCAAATGGGAGTCTTGGTGCAGCCCTCCATGGCAAACAGGCAGGGAAAATGTTGGTAGATTGGGTTTCCAGGTATAGCATAGCACTTGGAGTGGCACATGGCCTTGCGTATCTTCACCATGACTGCCATCCACCGGTCATCCACCGTGATATCAAGTCAAACAACATCCTGCTGGACTCAAATTTTGAGGCAAGGATAGCTGACTTTGGACTGGCTAGGACAATGTCGCACAAGAATGAGACAGTTTCAATGGTGGCGGGATCCTACGGATACATTGCCCCAGGTTAGCTTTTACCTTATAAGCATTTAAGTTTCTAGTATAACTTGAATTCCGTTGTATGTAAGCGTTTGAATAATCAAGCCTTAATCGTTATCCTGATTGCAGAATATGGATATACATTAAAGGTTGATGAGAAGAGTGACATCTACAGCTATGGAGTGGTGCTTCTGGAGCTCTTAACCGGGAAAACGCCTTTAGACCCTGCCTTTGGGGAAGCCATTGATATTGTTGAATGGGTACGAAGAAAGGTTAACAACAAAACTTCGGAATCAGCATTAGATCCTGATGTTGCTGGTCAGTGTAAACATGTCCAGGAAGAGATGCTTCTCGTCCTCAAGATTGCACTTCTTTGTACTGCTAAACTCCCCAAGGAGAGGCCATCAATGAGAGACATCATAACAATGCTTGGAGAGGCAAAGCCAAGAAGGAAAAGCGTTTGTCAGAATTGGGGATACACTGCGAACAAAGACAAGATAATATTTGCACATTCACCAGTTGTAGGCCTTCTATGAGAAACCATCATGTCTTCTTTTGTCTGTGTCTTTTCCGTTTCTTGTTCTTTCCAAATCCATTACAGTTTAGTGCATCTGCATGTAAAAAAATTTCCTACATTTCCacttttctttgaaaacaaaTATAGGATTCATCGCGGAAAATTGGAAGGGTGGAAAACTCTTTCAACTTAGTTGTAGATATTACTCATTAGTATTGCAGCTTAAGTCTTCTCTCTTGTGAGAGTTAGACTAATAAATATACACCAGTTAAAGCTACAAccatttgacttttcttttatcTACACTTTCTCTATGCAATTGTCTTATTCAAGCAAGAAATTATAAACACATGATGTTAATatgtaatttcactatgatATGCATAAAATAGAAAACTAATTAGATTATATGGGCTGCATGGATTACTTCAGAAGCCAAACTGTAGAAGAATAGATTTTTTAATAAGGTTAACAGAGAAATGTCCTCAAATAACcattgggaaaaagaaaaggagaaaaacctTTGAAAAAGAGATTggcttatttttcaaaaataagtttttcaaatacaatattacagtaatatataaataaaaataactcaaaaaaatctcattcatatcatatatcaaatattttaaaaaatatctaaaataaaaatttttcatataaatttctatagtaaaatattttaaaaaataattaatccaaacggagttaATACTAGCATAGTAAGGTTAAGGGTCTTCCGTCCTTGTTCTCACGCGACACAATCTGTGCTTCTCTGTTTCGTCCGTTCATTCTTGTTAAAAAAGATGGAACTAAAATGTAAAAAGCCATGGAAAAAGTGAaatctcaaaaaataaaaataaaaataaaaaatgaataaaaaagaaatcgaagagaaaaaataaggaaaaacccAACaagcaaaagtcaaaagtcaaaacccTGTTGCCTGTCGGTTAAAACCCTCATGTCAGGTCTGCTCTTCAAATCTTCTGCTCCTCTCTGGTTCTCTTCGTGAGCCACTTACAAATTGGGACTGTTCAACTAGTTTTTCCAGCGAACAGACCATTATCGGAGGCTACCTCACAAGTAAGTTAAAATTAGCCTCCTCCTCTTTTCTGTTTTCTCCTTCACTCTTTGTCTTTTCCAATTATGTCTTGTTTGGAGTTGTATTTCTTGTACTTATGCTTAAACCATGGTTGATaatcaaaatggaaaaaagttCGACTCTTTGATGTTCAAACAGTCCCTTAACTGAAATTCCTATTATGGCTATAGGAGATTCTGAATTTGCAGGTGTATATCATATACAGGTTCAGGTGGGGAAGAGATAAGAAAAAGCAAAACCCATCTAGTAAAGATTGTAACTTTGTGTGACTTCAGTTACGAGTATTTGGATGTTTATTTGTTTGCTGAGTGAGGTTTGATTTTGAAATAGCTTGAGCTGAATGTTTGGTTTGCTTATCTGCTGAATTCAGTAATCTTCTGATTTTAGTTAGTTAATTTATTTCTTCTACGTTAGGAGTTTAGGTGGTGTGTTGATTTTGGCCCTTTGTTATCCATACCGAGCTGAACTGTTGTTTTCTAATTACTGTGCagaaagcaaagaaaaggagaaaagaaagccTCATTTTCCGTTTTGAGTCGCAGTTATCCCTTTTTTAACCTTCTTCCTGCTCTTGATGGTAATTTTGGTTGTTGCTGTTCTCTGTAACCTTTTTTTTTAGCACTGTTCTGTGTTGCAGTACAAGCAAATTAATGAAAACCCAATAGGATAGTGAAAAACAACAAAgcatccctgaaattttttctCATTGGTTGAGTCTTAAAGTATTGTCTTTCCCTCTCAAGCAACATTGCAGATGTTTGCTTGCTTGATTTGATCGAAGTATTTCTGTTACTAATAACTTAGCTTCTCTAAGGTTTATGGTGATATATGACTGTAATTTCTTCCAACTTTGAAAAGCTTATTTGTAGCACTCAAACTTTGATTGGCCTTGTTCTTTGTGCTCAACGTCTTTGTAAATTTTCAGAAACTCCCGagcaagtaaaaaaaaatccagttcCTTAATTGAGATTACATTAATTAATTTTGGTGGCTTTTCTAGGATTAATTGCTGCCAATCATCCTTCGATTTAATTGTTTAGTCAAAAGTAGCAGGTTACCACACAAGAAATAATCTATTCCTAGCATAAAGTAGAAATATCTGGAACTCACTAATGTTTGGAGAATAAGGTTCAAATATAGGATGATTACCTTTAATTTAGTGGAACGAcgtcatttctttttctcttgataCACACAGTAATTGATTATTGAGCTTAGATTACTGCACTGCTTAAATATGACCAGCCATTCATAAATGGTGTGTCACTTTGCATTTTTACGCTCTCTGCTTAAAAAACAGAATCAATTTTCTTCCTGTTTCGATAAATTTTCGATGTTCAATAAGAGAATACTTTTGCTGCTTCCTCTCTGAATGCTTATACACATTCCAGTTATATATGCTGCATGAGTCTTGTCATATTAATGTTATGTGCAGTCATTCCATGTTTATGCAATTATGATGTTTTGGTGTTTATTTCTCACTCATGTAAAATTGATTGCATAAGAAAGGCTGGATAGGGTAGCGCAAATTAACCAACAAGATGTCTGTCGTGGATTGCATTCGTGTAGAGTATATTATTGCAGtccttttattaataaaatcTCTTTTGCTCAAACAGGCTGCATTATACATATGGTAATTTTGACATGTATTAGAGCCATCAAGGACTTTTATTTTGCTACTTCCTCTTTTCAGCATTTGAGGTATCACAATTGCAGCAGTGAAATTAAAAAGATTATCTTCCCCCAGTTTTCCAGCCACCAAAGAAAGTATAGCACCGCCAATGGCGTCCTTTCTCCCAAAGTACTTCCTGATGAAGCATATCCTATTCTTCAATCCAGTGGTCTTCAGCACTGGTTCAAGAATTGGCAAGAATTGAGGAAGCATAAATTGACAGCGAGTACTTTTAGTGGGGCTATTGGTTTTTGGCCTAAAAGAAGAGTCCAACTATGGTTGGAGAAGATTGGGGCAATAGAACCATTTTCTGGTAATTTGGCTACATGTTGGAGTAACATCAAGGAAGAGGAAGCTCTTGAAAGATATAAGCTAATAACAGGGAACACTGTATGCTTTCCTGATTTTCAAGTTTATAGGAAAACCAACCATGAAGAAGATGACTGGCTTGCAGCTTCCCCAGATGGGCTAGTTGAGAGCCTTATTTATGGTTTGCCCTCTAGAGGGGTTCTGGAGGTCAAATGCCCTTTTTATGATGGGGATATGACTAAAGCTTTCCCATGGCGGCGGATCCCTCTCCACTATATTCCACAAGCTCAAGGTTTAATGGAGATACTGGACCGAGACTGGATGGACATGTATGTATGGACTGTTAAAGGAAGTAGTCTCTTTCGGATGTATCGAGATCCGGAATACTGGGATGCTCTTAAGATAGCTTTATCTGATTTTTGGTGGAAGCACGTTCATCCAGCAAGGGAATTGTACACAAATTCAGCAATCTCAAATCCGCTTTTTGAGTTAAGATCATTTAGGCCTGCACCAAGGCATGAATTATGTAGCTTTTTAGTTTATGAGAGTAAAAGGATCGTTGATAATTCCAGGTTAATAATGCGTGAGATTCATGGAAAATTGGTAGACTAATCCATCTTGAGACCAACATGGGTCACTGTAATTAGATTTAGAAACAGAAGACAGATTGGTTTTATCTGTTCAAAGCGGAGACTGATGTAAGTCTTTCCAGAGGTGTGAAGTTGATTGGCTGGGTCAGGATGAGGCAAATAGAAGCTGCTTTTCTATAGGAGGTTTACCACAAAAAAGTTTCTTCATAAGACCTGATATAAGCACTCTTGGTTCAGAGGATTAAGCTCTTGAGTTCTTCAATTGCATCATGCGATTGGGGATTCTTTCATTCCCAAGATTTAGCATTATTTATTTCTATGTATGTGGTTGGCAACTATGGGCTTTGTGAGAACTTCAGTCAGATCAGATCTCTTACTTATGCTGACTACCAATACATCAGCATTGTCTGAAGGCTGGTAAATGGGTTTTGAGCTTATTCTTCAAACAATTGATGAgaagttcaaaaagggtaaactccctccctccctccctttgCTACTGCTTCGAAATTGTCTGTTCTCTCACAATTTCATCCTTCTTATtttcattatttacttttgtatGTGTTAATGACACCGGTTCACATCTTGATTCAAGTACAGGTCTGCCATAAGCAAAGAGTTGGGTTTCACTTTGATGTACTTTTTGCTGTTTgggttcttttttccttcttgctgTTTGGGGCTTATTGTTTGGGAATTGAATGGAGATCAAGAATGTTGTACGTGCCATTTTAGTTTCGGGTTAGGATTTGACTTTTGAGTTGCGCATTATGAAACAGCTAATTTAATTATTGTGGAGGTCTAGTAGTAGTGCCCTGATTAAACTTGAAGCTGATGAATGCCCTAATTAAATTGATGAGTATGACAAACAATTACCTAGTGCCTGAATCACAACATATACATTCGTGTCCATAACACAATTACTGTCTCAATTTGAATCGTTTGCAAGTCTGATCTTACTATTGGCTGTTGTTTTGTCTCTCTATTGGAAATTGTGGTCGTaaaatatttcttttgcattagTTGTCGGGTATTCATTTTTCTCACATGGAATACGGACAATCAGTTTGTAACATCATCCTGATTTGTTCCACGAGAGTACCTTTTGCTTATGTATTTCTCGCTGCCAGGTATCCATTTCCATGCAGAAGGAATGAACAAGTATTCCATGTCTCCAAACATAACAATAGAAGCATCCTGATCTGCTATTTGACAATTTCCAAGATCTGATAATTTCCAGATGCTGGGACTAGGGACAGGTAATCTCTTCAACTTGTAAGTTCCAGGAAAATTTTAGAATGGTTTTTGGTTGGCAATTTATGACATCACTTTTGCTGTTGAATCTgcttttgcattttttgttcCTTTACTACTACAGGAGATCTAGGATATACATTATAAAGTATGCCTGAACTTGGCAAATGTAATGGCTGCCAGCATTATGTGATGGTCTCTACAACTTTTTTGCCAGGTTAGCTAGGTAGAGAGTTCTGAATGTGATGGTCACATTTAAGCTTTTAGGCCCCACCAGGATTACGGACTGCACTTTTTTTTccacccttttttttccttcaagacAGGTGGCAAAGCTGTTTGGCGACAATCTTAAATCATCATCTTCTGGAGACAAGGATATATAGTAGATGGAAAAGATACCATTACGCGCTTTAAAATTCTTCTCAAGCACATAAGCATCTGTGGAAATCTTCAATTCCTACTATATGCAGCTTCTAAATCTTTACATGTTGTTTGGCATTTTCTACTTTTAAGTACTGCATTTCCAACAAGATAAAAATGGCTTCTCTGGAAATGACTTGACAGACTTTGCAAGACTTCACTTGTTAGTTTTATATTTGTTGAAATGGTTCCAACTTCCATCGTTTTGAGGCGTAGTTGCGAGATTTCCTTCCTTGGTAGCTATAACTCTAGTATCTTgttaattccaaaatttttgttGATACAGAGGATGTGCTGCTGTTGACTTATTGGCTGCATTATTAGCATTTTCGGGAAAGTTTTTGTTGCACTTCTCTGAAGAAGCCTGAATTTTGCCTAGGCAGGCTTTCAGTTAGACCAAACAAATCAAAGAACTCTTGCTGGCTTGCAGTATGCAACGGGTTCCAGATTTATGTTCTCTTTGACCTGTTCTTCCTCACATGTTAATATATTCTCTCTCTGTTCTTGTGTAGCAAAATATACTGAAGACAAGTAACCAGCTACATAGCCCCGGTGCCCAAGGAAGCCCAAACAAATCAAAGAACTCTTGCTGGCTTGCATTATGCAACGGGTTCCAGATTTATGTTCTCTTTGACTTGTTCTTCCTCACATGTTAATATATTCTCTCTCCGTTCTTCTGTAGCAAAATATACTGACGACAAGTAACCAGCTACATAGCCCCGGTCCCCAAGGAACTCTATGGTATTATATGTATAGGGTTAAATCCAGGAAATCCGAGACGATGCAGTTTGTGCCTGGAATAATTGCTATTACTACTGCTTCTTATCTTTGCAAGCCAAGCTTGCAGCCTGAGTCGCAGTGACAACCACCAGCATCTTTTACcaagaaaattccaaaaaagaaaggaccaaaaaaaaaaaaaactacccaAAAGTACTGCTAAGGTCAAACTTTTAACTTGCCTTTTAAATGATACTCCTAGCTGCATGTTTTCTGGCTTTCCGTTTTCCCGCATCAAAGGGAGATTTAAAGTGGTTTCTAGATGCATATCTTAGAAGGGGATGAGTCCTCTTAATTTTGCCTGATCAATTCTGGAATATAAATGATGCTTTATCGATCTACTGAAGAGGCTGTTCTTCTTGATGCAAAAAGCATAATAAGCGTATGCTGGCTCCAAAACGAATGGTTACTGACATGTAATGGACTCAAGTGTCTTCTCCCCTTTCGCTTCTTCCTCTCtcgcttcttcttcttcttcttcttctttctgttTCTGACCTGTTTCTAGACTTGCTGCTTCGTGTTTCTCGCATGCTTCTAGACCTGCTGCTTCGTGTTTCTCGCTTGCTTCTAGACTTGCTTCTTTGTGTTTCCCCCATAAAACGCTGTAAAGACCAACGACCAGCAACAGAATACCGCAGGCACTACAGTGAAATGACATTTACATAAAAGTAAGAACAGAAAAAATGAAGCTGTGATATTATGTAATCAAATGGTTAGAACGACAAACCTTCCCCAGTGTAGAGTTTCGTTGAATATAAGAGCTGAGAAAATGGCTGTTATTAGAAGTGCAAGTGGGCTGAACATGGCTGTAAATACAGGGCCTTTGATCTGAACTACCCAGATTTGCAGCCAGTAACTAACTGCTGTGACAACTATTCCCTGCAATGTTGGAATTAATTGAAGTTCAACAAGTCACAAATTCCTGGCACGTTTTAGTTCATGGTGAAGGGTGTGTGCAAGAAATCATAGCAGAGTGGGGTAAGGTGATTTGCTGGACGGGGTGAAGGGAAGATTTGAACATAATCCCTCAAAAATAGAGCATTAAAAATTAAGCAGCTATGCCTGATTAAATCCTAGAACTTGCTATTCTTATTACAGTTAACTCCAAAGCAGAAAATGGACCCCTGATTTTGATTCCAGAGTTGAAGTTGCAGTTGCATCAAATGTTAAGTTGACGAACAAAGCCGAAATGGATTCAGTAAACATACACAATAGAGTACAGAAAGGAGATTAACGTTCCATCCTAGTTTCCATGCTTCTGCTTTCCTCTCATGGCCGACGGCCCATGCTGCTGACAGTATGCTGCTGAAAAAAATTTGGAGAGCTGTGAGACGTAGTTTAGCTGGATATTCCTTGATAACTGCACCCTGACaaataaatgaatttcttgTTAGAAACTCCCAATCGCCCCATTTCTGACTTTGAAAAAAGGTGTGGAGAAAATGTTTTGGATGGACCTGCATTATGAGCCATACAGACCAGGTAAAGTTGGCTAAGAGCATGAGCAGAGAACCCTTTATCCAGTCTTCTTTCGAGTAACTCCTAGAATCGTTGTGGGAGATGCTGCTGTGAACAGATGAATACATGGGTGGTCCTTTAAAAAACGTAAACACTAGAGCCCCAGAGAGGCCAACTGCAGACCCCAAGACCTTGGCTATCCCATGACGTTGCTGAATTGAGATTTTCTCAATCCTGAAATGATCACCAATTCAGTTAGTAAGCTGATTAGATTAATACCATTTGATTTTTGAATGGAACTGTCCATACCTTAAGCAAACAGCAAGGATGAAAGTAATGGCAGGAATTGTGTTTGTGATGGCTGTAGCAAACGTGGCAGAAACATAGTTCAGGGCAAAATAGTAGAGATTCAAGCTCATGGTGATCCTGGAATTTAGCATGCAGAAGCATCATTAGGAAATTACAACCCTTGAAGAACGAAAAGAGCTAAGATTTCATTAAAGCAATACAACCGTAAAGTTCCCTAATACACTACTCTTATTTAAAGGAACCACATACCCGCACAAAGAAGTCAAAAATATCTTGCCCAGTAGGATATATGTCAATGAAGCAGAATTCGTTTTTCTGATTCAGAAGAGGAACGCGGATTATTTTCAGGGAAAAACTTTATGGTCTAATCACCAGTTGCAATGCCTACATAGAGGAAC carries:
- the LOC113709671 gene encoding uncharacterized protein, with product MVILTCIRAIKDFYFATSSFQHLRYHNCSSEIKKIIFPQFSSHQRKYSTANGVLSPKVLPDEAYPILQSSGLQHWFKNWQELRKHKLTASTFSGAIGFWPKRRVQLWLEKIGAIEPFSGNLATCWSNIKEEEALERYKLITGNTVCFPDFQVYRKTNHEEDDWLAASPDGLVESLIYGLPSRGVLEVKCPFYDGDMTKAFPWRRIPLHYIPQAQGLMEILDRDWMDMYVWTVKGSSLFRMYRDPEYWDALKIALSDFWWKHVHPARELYTNSAISNPLFELRSFRPAPRHELCSFLVYESKRIVDNSRLIMREIHGKLVD
- the LOC140014284 gene encoding WAT1-related protein At1g43650-like — protein: MRVLQGMRQFYVERNKPYIVMIFIQFVYAGMSLLSKAAVNKGMNPYIFVVYRQAFATAALAPFAVFIERKTNSASLTYILLGKIFLTSLCGITMSLNLYYFALNYVSATFATAITNTIPAITFILAVCLRIEKISIQQRHGIAKVLGSAVGLSGALVFTFFKGPPMYSSVHSSISHNDSRSYSKEDWIKGSLLMLLANFTWSVWLIMQGAVIKEYPAKLRLTALQIFFSSILSAAWAVGHERKAEAWKLGWNVNLLSVLYCGIVVTAVSYWLQIWVVQIKGPVFTAMFSPLALLITAIFSALIFNETLHWGSACGILLLVVGLYSVLWGKHKEASLEASEKHEAAGLEACEKHEAASLETGQKQKEEEEEEEAREEEAKGEKTLESITCQ